One genomic segment of Primulina tabacum isolate GXHZ01 chromosome 9, ASM2559414v2, whole genome shotgun sequence includes these proteins:
- the LOC142555270 gene encoding uncharacterized protein LOC142555270 isoform X5 encodes MGGCASKPRKKLKSKAKYLYKSCKFRRKVAPSTSIGHNMDGEVYSDDFTFRDFVMTDTDNREMTSFRRSRVPNCSFHPPDRLQRNHKEVGQNAEKRQEEEWFDSRSILDSDAEDDFVSVDGDGFTLLDSATLRTSKSPVTQNESNSCFTDNGCNQQKRDCCKTEVFSSGEEYVKYDINKKQIVRNSCLAKAEETCTKRMIVDLEHFGDKHEESKPDHSLTQFRSSENVSNLNQAPAFSGSTSIRKKALFMVTAVKRKHNDEHGQIDLHKITGSSKRCLDHPRAGFLIPVSLEEKPNQCCWCPVPPSAFQLRGENYFRDKKKCPAPNHSPYVPIGIDLFASPRKIHHIAQHVELPFLGSECEVPSILIVNIQLPAYPATMYGDSDGEGINLVIYFKLLENFEKETSPLFVESIKKLVKNEMEVVKGFPKESVVPYRERLKIMVNAINPEELGLSSAERKLVQAYKDKPVLSRPQHSFYKVDSCFCRDLITLRWTLTYIGSAIYVGKDFKHLEKD; translated from the exons ATGGGTGGCTGTGCATCAAAGCCGCGTAAAAAACTGAAATCCAAGGCAAAGTACTTGTACAAGTCATGCAAGTTTCGCAGGAAGGTCGCCCCATCAACTTCGATAGGCCACAATATGGATGGGGAAGTTTACAGTGATGACTTTACTTTCCGAGATTTTGTTATGACTGACACTGATAACAGGGAAATGACGAGCTTCAGGAGATCTCGGGTGCCAAATTGCAGTTTCCATCCGCCTGATCGGTTGCAGAGGAACCATAAAGAAGTTGGCCAAAATG CAGAAAAACGGCAAGAGGAAGAATGGTTCGATTCTCGAAGCATCCTTGATTCTGATGCTGAAGATGATTTTGTTAGCGTTGATGGAG ATGGTTTCACATTATTAGACAGTGCAACCTTGAGAACATCAAAAAGCCCCGTGACTCAAAATGAAAGCAACTCATGCTTCACAGACAATGGATGCAATCAACAAAAGAGAGATTGCTGTAAAACCGAAGTTTTTTCTAGTGGTGAAGAATACGTAAAATATGACATTAACAAGAAACAAATTGTTCGTAATTCATGCCTGGCAAAAGCTGAAGAAACCTGCACCAAGAGGATGATAGTGGATTTAGAGCATTTCGGAGATAAACATGAAGAAAGCAAACCAGACCATTCATTAACGCAGTTTCGTTCTTCAGAGAATGTGTCGAACTTAAATCAGGCTCCAGCATTTTCAGGATCAACATCAATACGAAAGAAGGCATTATTTATGGTGACTGCTGTAAAGAGGAAGCATAATGATGAACATGGTCAGATAGATCTCCATAAAA TTACAGGTTCCTCCAAGAGGTGTTTAGATCATCCTAGAGCAGGTTTCCTAATTCCAGTCTCATTGGAAGAGAAGCCAAATCAATGCTGCTGGTGCCCTGTTCCACCTTCTGCCTTTCAGCTACGTGGGGAGAATTATTTCAG AGATAAGAAGAAGTGTCCTGCTCCCAATCACAGCCCATACGTTCCTATTGGCATTGATTTATTTGCCTCCCCTAGGAAGATACATCACATTGCGCAGCACGTTGAACTACCCTTTCTCGGATCAGAATGTGAAGTACCTTCAATACTCATCGTTAACATACAG CTTCCTGCTTATCCTGCTACCATGTATGGAGATAGTGATGGGGAAGGGATAAACCTTGTGATATATTTCAAATTGTTGGAAAATTTTGAGAAAGAAACTTCTCCTTTATTTGTGGAAAGTATAAAG AAACTTGTTAAAAATGAAATGGAAGTGGTGAAGGGATTTCCAAAGGAGTCTGTAGTCCCTTACAGAGAAAGGTTAAAGATAATGGTCAATGCCATAAATCCTGAAGAACTTGGCTTGAGTTCTGCAGAAAGGAAGCTTGTGCAAGCATACAAGGATAAACCGGTGCTTTCACGTCCCCAGCATTCTTTCTACaag GTTGACTCTTGTTTTTGCAGGGACCTAATTACTTTGAGATGGACCTTGACATACATCGGTTCAGCTATATATGTAGGAAAGGACTTCAAGCATTTAGAGAAAGATTAA
- the LOC142504406 gene encoding uncharacterized protein LOC142504406, which translates to MVRMMKVFDITLWMKSKLNRKDFEFFATRTYAVWMERLRTVHNNDSKKEGINVKWCETMLCGYQEARTSMLISASRREHISSPSRWIAPPINQLCLGVDAAYNVNSNRYAIGGVVRNHEGQTLLAFGKRITKPPSIVAAELIAIEEGVQMTLTQNLRINQITSDSLMAVQAVTSPAEDFGYTGAFATKIMNLLATHAHLKLEHVLRTANGVAHSLASFVISSPSPFVWICGEFPAWLVKLVIEDLTLF; encoded by the coding sequence ATGGTACGAATGATGAAGGTGTTTGATATTACTTTATGGATGAAAAGCAAACTTAACAGAAAGGATTTTGAATTCTTTGCCACGAGAACTTATGCAGTATGGATGGAGAGACTTAGAACAGTACATAACAATGATTCTAAGAAGGAGGGGATTAATGTCAAATGGTGCGAGACCATGCTCTGCGGTTACCAAGAGGCGAGAACATCAATGCTAATTTCAGCAAGCAGAAGAGAACATATATCATCACCTAGTCGATGGATAGCACCACCAATCAACCAATTGTGTTTGGGCGTAGATGCAGCTTATAATGTCAATTCCAATCGATATGCAATCGGCGGTGTTGTGCGAAATCACGAGGGCCAGACATTGCTAGCTTTTGGCAAGCGAATTACTAAACCGCCATCTATAGTAGCCGCTGAACTTATTGCAATTGAGGAAGGTGTTCAAATGACTCTGACTCAAAATTTGAGGATAAACCAGATTACATCGGACTCTCTGATGGCAGTGCAAGCAGTCACTAGTCCAGCAGAGGACTTTGGATACACTGGGGCCTTTGCAACAaagattatgaatttattgGCAACTCATGCCCATTTAAAATTAGAACATGTCTTGCGCACCGCAAATGGTGTTGCGCACTCGTTAGCCTCTTTTGTTATTTCCTCTCCCTCACCTTTCGTGTGGATTTGTGGAGAGTTTCCTGCTTGGTTAGTAAAGCTTGTAATCGAGGATCTTACTCTGTTTTGA
- the LOC142556565 gene encoding thioredoxin-like 3-3, whose protein sequence is MQFPVEISSENYLSRRKQSNMKKEAELGGTAEELKGKEGAEDSFSELKLNKNSQRNLVSATSDDSLKEILRKIKTSKFPAVINYGASWCGVCSQILPTFRELSGKFPKLSFVYADIDECPETTRHIRYTPTFHFYRDGERVDEMFGVGEERLQDRLWLHS, encoded by the exons ATGCAGTTTCCTGTCGAAATTTCATCGGAAAATTACTTGTCAAGAAGAAAACAATCAAATATGAAGAAAGAAGCTGAGTTGGGTGGAACTGCCGAAGAACTAAAGGGAAAGGAAGGCGCAGAAGATAGCTTCTCAGAGTTGAAATTGAACAAAAATTCTCAACGTAACCTTGTCAGTGCCACTAGCGATGACAGTCTCAAGGAAATCCTTCGAAAAATCAAAACTTCAAAATTCCCT GCAGTAATCAACTACGGTGCATCATG GTGTGGAGTGTGCAGTCAGATACTTCCTACATTTCGCGAACTAAGCGGCAAATTTCCAAAGCTTTCGTTCGTGTACGCCGACATAGATGAGTGTCCGGAAACTACTCGACATATTCGATACACGCCCACTTTTCATTTCTACAGAGATGGTGAAAGAGTTGATGAGATGTTTGGTGTGGGAGAAGAGCGTCTGCAGGATCGACTCTGGCTTCATTCTTGA
- the LOC142555270 gene encoding uncharacterized protein LOC142555270 isoform X4, whose translation MGGCASKPRKKLKSKAKYLYKSCKFRRKVAPSTSIGHNMDGEVYSDDFTFRDFVMTDTDNREMTSFRRSRVPNCSFHPPDRLQRNHKEVGQNAEKRQEEEWFDSRSILDSDAEDDFVSVDGDGFTLLDSATLRTSKSPVTQNESNSCFTDNGCNQQKRDCCKTEVFSSGEEYVKYDINKKQIVRNSCLAKAEETCTKRMIVDLEHFGDKHEESKPDHSLTQFRSSENVSNLNQAPAFSGSTSIRKKALFMVTAVKRKHNDEHGSSKRCLDHPRAGFLIPVSLEEKPNQCCWCPVPPSAFQLRGENYFRDKKKCPAPNHSPYVPIGIDLFASPRKIHHIAQHVELPFLGSECEVPSILIVNIQLPAYPATMYGDSDGEGINLVIYFKLLENFEKETSPLFVESIKKLVKNEMEVVKGFPKESVVPYRERLKIMVNAINPEELGLSSAERKLVQAYKDKPVLSRPQHSFYKGPNYFEMDLDIHRFSYICRKGLQAFRERLKNGIFDLGLTIQAQKSEELPEKVLCCVRLNKIDLVNLGLMPTLATALCNE comes from the exons ATGGGTGGCTGTGCATCAAAGCCGCGTAAAAAACTGAAATCCAAGGCAAAGTACTTGTACAAGTCATGCAAGTTTCGCAGGAAGGTCGCCCCATCAACTTCGATAGGCCACAATATGGATGGGGAAGTTTACAGTGATGACTTTACTTTCCGAGATTTTGTTATGACTGACACTGATAACAGGGAAATGACGAGCTTCAGGAGATCTCGGGTGCCAAATTGCAGTTTCCATCCGCCTGATCGGTTGCAGAGGAACCATAAAGAAGTTGGCCAAAATG CAGAAAAACGGCAAGAGGAAGAATGGTTCGATTCTCGAAGCATCCTTGATTCTGATGCTGAAGATGATTTTGTTAGCGTTGATGGAG ATGGTTTCACATTATTAGACAGTGCAACCTTGAGAACATCAAAAAGCCCCGTGACTCAAAATGAAAGCAACTCATGCTTCACAGACAATGGATGCAATCAACAAAAGAGAGATTGCTGTAAAACCGAAGTTTTTTCTAGTGGTGAAGAATACGTAAAATATGACATTAACAAGAAACAAATTGTTCGTAATTCATGCCTGGCAAAAGCTGAAGAAACCTGCACCAAGAGGATGATAGTGGATTTAGAGCATTTCGGAGATAAACATGAAGAAAGCAAACCAGACCATTCATTAACGCAGTTTCGTTCTTCAGAGAATGTGTCGAACTTAAATCAGGCTCCAGCATTTTCAGGATCAACATCAATACGAAAGAAGGCATTATTTATGGTGACTGCTGTAAAGAGGAAGCATAATGATGAACATG GTTCCTCCAAGAGGTGTTTAGATCATCCTAGAGCAGGTTTCCTAATTCCAGTCTCATTGGAAGAGAAGCCAAATCAATGCTGCTGGTGCCCTGTTCCACCTTCTGCCTTTCAGCTACGTGGGGAGAATTATTTCAG AGATAAGAAGAAGTGTCCTGCTCCCAATCACAGCCCATACGTTCCTATTGGCATTGATTTATTTGCCTCCCCTAGGAAGATACATCACATTGCGCAGCACGTTGAACTACCCTTTCTCGGATCAGAATGTGAAGTACCTTCAATACTCATCGTTAACATACAG CTTCCTGCTTATCCTGCTACCATGTATGGAGATAGTGATGGGGAAGGGATAAACCTTGTGATATATTTCAAATTGTTGGAAAATTTTGAGAAAGAAACTTCTCCTTTATTTGTGGAAAGTATAAAG AAACTTGTTAAAAATGAAATGGAAGTGGTGAAGGGATTTCCAAAGGAGTCTGTAGTCCCTTACAGAGAAAGGTTAAAGATAATGGTCAATGCCATAAATCCTGAAGAACTTGGCTTGAGTTCTGCAGAAAGGAAGCTTGTGCAAGCATACAAGGATAAACCGGTGCTTTCACGTCCCCAGCATTCTTTCTACaag GGACCTAATTACTTTGAGATGGACCTTGACATACATCGGTTCAGCTATATATGTAGGAAAGGACTTCAAGCATTTAGAGAAAGATTAAAAAATGGGATATTTGATCTTGGACTAACAATTCAG GCACAAAAGAGCGAGGAACTGCCTGAGaaagttttgtgttgtgttcGACTAAACAAGATCGATCTTGTAAATCTTGGACTGATGCCAACACTTGCAACTGCTCTCTGTAATGAATAA
- the LOC142555270 gene encoding uncharacterized protein LOC142555270 isoform X3, with protein sequence MGGCASKPRKKLKSKAKYLYKSCKFRRKVAPSTSIGHNMDGEVYSDDFTFRDFVMTDTDNREMTSFRRSRVPNCSFHPPDRLQRNHKEVGQNAEKRQEEEWFDSRSILDSDAEDDFVSVDGDGFTLLDSATLRTSKSPVTQNESNSCFTDNGCNQQKRDCCKTEVFSSGEEYVKYDINKKQIVRNSCLAKAEETCTKRMIVDLEHFGDKHEESKPDHSLTQFRSSENVSNLNQAPAFSGSTSIRKKALFMVTAVKRKHNDEHGQIDLHKSSSKRCLDHPRAGFLIPVSLEEKPNQCCWCPVPPSAFQLRGENYFRDKKKCPAPNHSPYVPIGIDLFASPRKIHHIAQHVELPFLGSECEVPSILIVNIQLPAYPATMYGDSDGEGINLVIYFKLLENFEKETSPLFVESIKKLVKNEMEVVKGFPKESVVPYRERLKIMVNAINPEELGLSSAERKLVQAYKDKPVLSRPQHSFYKGPNYFEMDLDIHRFSYICRKGLQAFRERLKNGIFDLGLTIQAQKSEELPEKVLCCVRLNKIDLVNLGLMPTLATALCNE encoded by the exons ATGGGTGGCTGTGCATCAAAGCCGCGTAAAAAACTGAAATCCAAGGCAAAGTACTTGTACAAGTCATGCAAGTTTCGCAGGAAGGTCGCCCCATCAACTTCGATAGGCCACAATATGGATGGGGAAGTTTACAGTGATGACTTTACTTTCCGAGATTTTGTTATGACTGACACTGATAACAGGGAAATGACGAGCTTCAGGAGATCTCGGGTGCCAAATTGCAGTTTCCATCCGCCTGATCGGTTGCAGAGGAACCATAAAGAAGTTGGCCAAAATG CAGAAAAACGGCAAGAGGAAGAATGGTTCGATTCTCGAAGCATCCTTGATTCTGATGCTGAAGATGATTTTGTTAGCGTTGATGGAG ATGGTTTCACATTATTAGACAGTGCAACCTTGAGAACATCAAAAAGCCCCGTGACTCAAAATGAAAGCAACTCATGCTTCACAGACAATGGATGCAATCAACAAAAGAGAGATTGCTGTAAAACCGAAGTTTTTTCTAGTGGTGAAGAATACGTAAAATATGACATTAACAAGAAACAAATTGTTCGTAATTCATGCCTGGCAAAAGCTGAAGAAACCTGCACCAAGAGGATGATAGTGGATTTAGAGCATTTCGGAGATAAACATGAAGAAAGCAAACCAGACCATTCATTAACGCAGTTTCGTTCTTCAGAGAATGTGTCGAACTTAAATCAGGCTCCAGCATTTTCAGGATCAACATCAATACGAAAGAAGGCATTATTTATGGTGACTGCTGTAAAGAGGAAGCATAATGATGAACATGGTCAGATAGATCTCCATAAAA GTTCCTCCAAGAGGTGTTTAGATCATCCTAGAGCAGGTTTCCTAATTCCAGTCTCATTGGAAGAGAAGCCAAATCAATGCTGCTGGTGCCCTGTTCCACCTTCTGCCTTTCAGCTACGTGGGGAGAATTATTTCAG AGATAAGAAGAAGTGTCCTGCTCCCAATCACAGCCCATACGTTCCTATTGGCATTGATTTATTTGCCTCCCCTAGGAAGATACATCACATTGCGCAGCACGTTGAACTACCCTTTCTCGGATCAGAATGTGAAGTACCTTCAATACTCATCGTTAACATACAG CTTCCTGCTTATCCTGCTACCATGTATGGAGATAGTGATGGGGAAGGGATAAACCTTGTGATATATTTCAAATTGTTGGAAAATTTTGAGAAAGAAACTTCTCCTTTATTTGTGGAAAGTATAAAG AAACTTGTTAAAAATGAAATGGAAGTGGTGAAGGGATTTCCAAAGGAGTCTGTAGTCCCTTACAGAGAAAGGTTAAAGATAATGGTCAATGCCATAAATCCTGAAGAACTTGGCTTGAGTTCTGCAGAAAGGAAGCTTGTGCAAGCATACAAGGATAAACCGGTGCTTTCACGTCCCCAGCATTCTTTCTACaag GGACCTAATTACTTTGAGATGGACCTTGACATACATCGGTTCAGCTATATATGTAGGAAAGGACTTCAAGCATTTAGAGAAAGATTAAAAAATGGGATATTTGATCTTGGACTAACAATTCAG GCACAAAAGAGCGAGGAACTGCCTGAGaaagttttgtgttgtgttcGACTAAACAAGATCGATCTTGTAAATCTTGGACTGATGCCAACACTTGCAACTGCTCTCTGTAATGAATAA
- the LOC142555270 gene encoding uncharacterized protein LOC142555270 isoform X2, with product MGGCASKPRKKLKSKAKYLYKSCKFRRKVAPSTSIGHNMDGEVYSDDFTFRDFVMTDTDNREMTSFRRSRVPNCSFHPPDRLQRNHKEVGQNEKRQEEEWFDSRSILDSDAEDDFVSVDGDGFTLLDSATLRTSKSPVTQNESNSCFTDNGCNQQKRDCCKTEVFSSGEEYVKYDINKKQIVRNSCLAKAEETCTKRMIVDLEHFGDKHEESKPDHSLTQFRSSENVSNLNQAPAFSGSTSIRKKALFMVTAVKRKHNDEHGQIDLHKITGSSKRCLDHPRAGFLIPVSLEEKPNQCCWCPVPPSAFQLRGENYFRDKKKCPAPNHSPYVPIGIDLFASPRKIHHIAQHVELPFLGSECEVPSILIVNIQLPAYPATMYGDSDGEGINLVIYFKLLENFEKETSPLFVESIKKLVKNEMEVVKGFPKESVVPYRERLKIMVNAINPEELGLSSAERKLVQAYKDKPVLSRPQHSFYKGPNYFEMDLDIHRFSYICRKGLQAFRERLKNGIFDLGLTIQAQKSEELPEKVLCCVRLNKIDLVNLGLMPTLATALCNE from the exons ATGGGTGGCTGTGCATCAAAGCCGCGTAAAAAACTGAAATCCAAGGCAAAGTACTTGTACAAGTCATGCAAGTTTCGCAGGAAGGTCGCCCCATCAACTTCGATAGGCCACAATATGGATGGGGAAGTTTACAGTGATGACTTTACTTTCCGAGATTTTGTTATGACTGACACTGATAACAGGGAAATGACGAGCTTCAGGAGATCTCGGGTGCCAAATTGCAGTTTCCATCCGCCTGATCGGTTGCAGAGGAACCATAAAGAAGTTGGCCAAAATG AAAAACGGCAAGAGGAAGAATGGTTCGATTCTCGAAGCATCCTTGATTCTGATGCTGAAGATGATTTTGTTAGCGTTGATGGAG ATGGTTTCACATTATTAGACAGTGCAACCTTGAGAACATCAAAAAGCCCCGTGACTCAAAATGAAAGCAACTCATGCTTCACAGACAATGGATGCAATCAACAAAAGAGAGATTGCTGTAAAACCGAAGTTTTTTCTAGTGGTGAAGAATACGTAAAATATGACATTAACAAGAAACAAATTGTTCGTAATTCATGCCTGGCAAAAGCTGAAGAAACCTGCACCAAGAGGATGATAGTGGATTTAGAGCATTTCGGAGATAAACATGAAGAAAGCAAACCAGACCATTCATTAACGCAGTTTCGTTCTTCAGAGAATGTGTCGAACTTAAATCAGGCTCCAGCATTTTCAGGATCAACATCAATACGAAAGAAGGCATTATTTATGGTGACTGCTGTAAAGAGGAAGCATAATGATGAACATGGTCAGATAGATCTCCATAAAA TTACAGGTTCCTCCAAGAGGTGTTTAGATCATCCTAGAGCAGGTTTCCTAATTCCAGTCTCATTGGAAGAGAAGCCAAATCAATGCTGCTGGTGCCCTGTTCCACCTTCTGCCTTTCAGCTACGTGGGGAGAATTATTTCAG AGATAAGAAGAAGTGTCCTGCTCCCAATCACAGCCCATACGTTCCTATTGGCATTGATTTATTTGCCTCCCCTAGGAAGATACATCACATTGCGCAGCACGTTGAACTACCCTTTCTCGGATCAGAATGTGAAGTACCTTCAATACTCATCGTTAACATACAG CTTCCTGCTTATCCTGCTACCATGTATGGAGATAGTGATGGGGAAGGGATAAACCTTGTGATATATTTCAAATTGTTGGAAAATTTTGAGAAAGAAACTTCTCCTTTATTTGTGGAAAGTATAAAG AAACTTGTTAAAAATGAAATGGAAGTGGTGAAGGGATTTCCAAAGGAGTCTGTAGTCCCTTACAGAGAAAGGTTAAAGATAATGGTCAATGCCATAAATCCTGAAGAACTTGGCTTGAGTTCTGCAGAAAGGAAGCTTGTGCAAGCATACAAGGATAAACCGGTGCTTTCACGTCCCCAGCATTCTTTCTACaag GGACCTAATTACTTTGAGATGGACCTTGACATACATCGGTTCAGCTATATATGTAGGAAAGGACTTCAAGCATTTAGAGAAAGATTAAAAAATGGGATATTTGATCTTGGACTAACAATTCAG GCACAAAAGAGCGAGGAACTGCCTGAGaaagttttgtgttgtgttcGACTAAACAAGATCGATCTTGTAAATCTTGGACTGATGCCAACACTTGCAACTGCTCTCTGTAATGAATAA
- the LOC142555270 gene encoding uncharacterized protein LOC142555270 isoform X1: protein MGGCASKPRKKLKSKAKYLYKSCKFRRKVAPSTSIGHNMDGEVYSDDFTFRDFVMTDTDNREMTSFRRSRVPNCSFHPPDRLQRNHKEVGQNAEKRQEEEWFDSRSILDSDAEDDFVSVDGDGFTLLDSATLRTSKSPVTQNESNSCFTDNGCNQQKRDCCKTEVFSSGEEYVKYDINKKQIVRNSCLAKAEETCTKRMIVDLEHFGDKHEESKPDHSLTQFRSSENVSNLNQAPAFSGSTSIRKKALFMVTAVKRKHNDEHGQIDLHKITGSSKRCLDHPRAGFLIPVSLEEKPNQCCWCPVPPSAFQLRGENYFRDKKKCPAPNHSPYVPIGIDLFASPRKIHHIAQHVELPFLGSECEVPSILIVNIQLPAYPATMYGDSDGEGINLVIYFKLLENFEKETSPLFVESIKKLVKNEMEVVKGFPKESVVPYRERLKIMVNAINPEELGLSSAERKLVQAYKDKPVLSRPQHSFYKGPNYFEMDLDIHRFSYICRKGLQAFRERLKNGIFDLGLTIQAQKSEELPEKVLCCVRLNKIDLVNLGLMPTLATALCNE, encoded by the exons ATGGGTGGCTGTGCATCAAAGCCGCGTAAAAAACTGAAATCCAAGGCAAAGTACTTGTACAAGTCATGCAAGTTTCGCAGGAAGGTCGCCCCATCAACTTCGATAGGCCACAATATGGATGGGGAAGTTTACAGTGATGACTTTACTTTCCGAGATTTTGTTATGACTGACACTGATAACAGGGAAATGACGAGCTTCAGGAGATCTCGGGTGCCAAATTGCAGTTTCCATCCGCCTGATCGGTTGCAGAGGAACCATAAAGAAGTTGGCCAAAATG CAGAAAAACGGCAAGAGGAAGAATGGTTCGATTCTCGAAGCATCCTTGATTCTGATGCTGAAGATGATTTTGTTAGCGTTGATGGAG ATGGTTTCACATTATTAGACAGTGCAACCTTGAGAACATCAAAAAGCCCCGTGACTCAAAATGAAAGCAACTCATGCTTCACAGACAATGGATGCAATCAACAAAAGAGAGATTGCTGTAAAACCGAAGTTTTTTCTAGTGGTGAAGAATACGTAAAATATGACATTAACAAGAAACAAATTGTTCGTAATTCATGCCTGGCAAAAGCTGAAGAAACCTGCACCAAGAGGATGATAGTGGATTTAGAGCATTTCGGAGATAAACATGAAGAAAGCAAACCAGACCATTCATTAACGCAGTTTCGTTCTTCAGAGAATGTGTCGAACTTAAATCAGGCTCCAGCATTTTCAGGATCAACATCAATACGAAAGAAGGCATTATTTATGGTGACTGCTGTAAAGAGGAAGCATAATGATGAACATGGTCAGATAGATCTCCATAAAA TTACAGGTTCCTCCAAGAGGTGTTTAGATCATCCTAGAGCAGGTTTCCTAATTCCAGTCTCATTGGAAGAGAAGCCAAATCAATGCTGCTGGTGCCCTGTTCCACCTTCTGCCTTTCAGCTACGTGGGGAGAATTATTTCAG AGATAAGAAGAAGTGTCCTGCTCCCAATCACAGCCCATACGTTCCTATTGGCATTGATTTATTTGCCTCCCCTAGGAAGATACATCACATTGCGCAGCACGTTGAACTACCCTTTCTCGGATCAGAATGTGAAGTACCTTCAATACTCATCGTTAACATACAG CTTCCTGCTTATCCTGCTACCATGTATGGAGATAGTGATGGGGAAGGGATAAACCTTGTGATATATTTCAAATTGTTGGAAAATTTTGAGAAAGAAACTTCTCCTTTATTTGTGGAAAGTATAAAG AAACTTGTTAAAAATGAAATGGAAGTGGTGAAGGGATTTCCAAAGGAGTCTGTAGTCCCTTACAGAGAAAGGTTAAAGATAATGGTCAATGCCATAAATCCTGAAGAACTTGGCTTGAGTTCTGCAGAAAGGAAGCTTGTGCAAGCATACAAGGATAAACCGGTGCTTTCACGTCCCCAGCATTCTTTCTACaag GGACCTAATTACTTTGAGATGGACCTTGACATACATCGGTTCAGCTATATATGTAGGAAAGGACTTCAAGCATTTAGAGAAAGATTAAAAAATGGGATATTTGATCTTGGACTAACAATTCAG GCACAAAAGAGCGAGGAACTGCCTGAGaaagttttgtgttgtgttcGACTAAACAAGATCGATCTTGTAAATCTTGGACTGATGCCAACACTTGCAACTGCTCTCTGTAATGAATAA